Genomic DNA from Haloplanus aerogenes:
CGAGGACGATCCCGTCGGTTTCACCGTCATCGAGGCCGAACGTCGGCCGGGTGTCTGGGGTGTCGTCGCGCTCGCAGGGATCGTCGACCGTGTAGTGGCTGCGGGCTCGAGGACGTTGCTCGCAACGGCGGCGTGGATGTCCTGATACTGCGTAATGTCGCGGAGCTCCGCAACAACTTCCGGTGGCAGGAACACGTCACACGACGTGAGAAGATACTGAAACAGGGCCGGAACGTCGGTATTGACGGCCGCGTCGGCACGGGGAACAGCGAGGCTGACGAGCGCGCTGGTGTCGGCGACGACCGGCGCGAGCCGTTCCGGTCCCGGCCGACGAATCTCGACCAGGGCCACGAGGCCGAGCGCGGGGGCGAGCGGAACGAGCAGGAGCGGCGCAGCCTCCCACGCGAGCGCTTGGGCCGCGACCGCGACGGCGAGCGCACCCGACGCGAGCCACGTCCGGCGGTCACGCTCACTTCGTGCGAGCAGTTCGATGACTGCCAGCGCCGTGAGCGCGAGCCACACGTAGTCGAAGGCGTGGTGGTCGGCCACCCCGGGGGCAGTCCGGTAGGCGTGAGCCGGCGTGACGGCCAGGAGTCCAGCCGCCGCGAGGCCGACGCGCACGTCGCCGGTGAGTCGCGCGGCGGCGCCGTAGACGAAGGCGGCCGTCAGCACCGCCGCGACCACGGGATACCACGCGACGACAAATCCCGATCCCCACGTCCCCGCGCCGAACGGCCACGCCGCCACGGAAAGCGCCGCGACGAGGAGCGGTTCGCCCTGGACCGCCCGGTCGGGGAGCGACGGAAGCGGTCCGTTCAACAGCGCCTGATCGACCAGGTAGCGGTAGAGATAGGGGTCGTTCGAAGCGAGGACGATCCAATCGTCGCGGAACACTTCCTGAATCGTCGGGAGGCGAACGAGGACAACGAGCGCGAGGGCGAGCAAGAGGGCCGTCCGGACGGGGATGCGACGTTGTCGGTCTGCCCGATCCGCTGGCTCGTCGGACCACTTGGCTTCGCTCATCTCTTCCTCCACTCAAAATAGTCTGGTTCCTTCACCGCCATTCGACCGGACAGTGGGGATGCAGATACATATAGCCGCTCGTCTACCGAGATATGCCCGCGCACGATCACGTATCGCATAAGACGGAGCGCGTCAACGAATACCATCCAGAGCTGCCGGATGTACGCCACGTCGTACCGAAGTTTCCCGTCGGGCTCGGTACTCGTCACGTTGTTTATCTGTGCGAGGCCAGTCAGCCCGGGTTTGACGAACCACCGCTGACACCACGAGCTAACTTCGGATTCGATTTCGACCACCTCGTCGACCCACACTGCACGCGGGCCAACGACGCTCATCCGGCCGCTAAGGATCGTCAGCAACTGCGGGATTTCGTCGAGATGCGTCTTGCGGAGGATCCGCCCGACTCGAGTGATGCGGTCGTTTTGCTTGTCGTCGATAGGTGTCACGGACTCGCCTTCGGGAATCATCGTCCGGAACTTATAGACGGTGAACGTGTAGCCGAACTCAGCCGTCCGCTACTCCGCGTAGAAGACCGGCCCGCCATCGTCGAGTTTGATCGCGATAGCAATGAGGAACATGACCGGCACGAGGAGGAGGCCGACGAATGCGAACGCGATGTCGAACGCGCGCTTGAGAACGTGGCTCTGCCAGTCCCACAGTTCGACGTCAATGTCGACCAGTTCACCCGTTTCGAGGCCCGTCGTGAGGACCGTATCGGCGTGGCAGTGGTGGACTTTGGCGTTGACCCTCATGCGATGACACGTATCAAGCGACCCGAAACTCCTCCTGGTCCGGGTACTCGAAGGCGAAGACGACGGTGTCGATATCGCGGTCGATGAGTACGTCCTCGAGGCGAGCGAGACCGCCGAGACACTTCGACAGCACAATCAAAATCTTACTGGTCTGTTTGCTTTTCAATTAGTCGAAGGCAACCGGATGTGAGTATAGGGCAAAGAGTCCCCACCAAATCCACTGCTTCAGCGACGATTCGCTGATGACTTGAGGATGGTTTCGCCGGGCGCGGTCGTGGTACCGCCTGCAAGAACCACACCAGCGTTCAGACTCGTGTTGATACCGGTTTTCACGCCATCACCACACACAACACCGAACTTGCGTCGGCCCGTGGAAACACGTTCGCCTTTTACAGTACAGGTGACTGGTTCCTCGTCGTGTCGCAGATTGGCGACCGTCGTACCTGCACCGAAATTTACGTCACGACCGAGGATGCTATCCCCGACATACGAGAGATGACCAACGGTTGCGCCACGCATGAGTACGCTATTTTTCATCTCAACGGAATGGCCAACTGTTGTGTCGGGACCGAGTAGCGTTGTCCCCCGAACATACGCGTTTGGCCCGACAGTTTCCCCCTCTTGCAGGACTGCTGGACCCTCAATAACGACCCCCGAATCGACAGTGGCTCCTGATTCAAACAATGGGACCCCGAAGATCTGCATCTGCATGGACCTCTCCATGGATCTGTCGCTGACATTCTTCGAGTTTCCACTCATTCGCACAAATCCTACGCATTCTATGAGTTTCTTCCACCGAAAGAAACACGGCGTCTCCTTGAGAAGCTAGAGTTCTATTTCACGCCCAAGCACGGCAGCTGGCTCAATATGGTCGAAATTGAGTCCAGCGCACTCACTACTGAATGTCTCGATCGTCGTATTCCCGACGCAGCGACCCTCCGTGCGGAGGTCGCTGCGTGGGAGCGCACTCGAAATGAGGATGAGTCAGCTATCGACTGGCAGTTCACTGCCGAGGATGCACGTATCAAACTCCGTCAGTTATATCCCACAAATCACGCTTGAAGCGGCACTAGCGCTCGGTCAGCACACTATCCAGAGTATCGGGGTACGGTTCTCACGTTAGAGTGAAGACTACCTGTGCCGTGTCTCGAAAGTCATAGTGCAGAAAGTCCACTGTCACAACTGTTCGTAGGTCTTTTTGTCACACCGTTGGCTGCCACTCATACGATGGAAATCACCTCCTCATTGTGCGTGTAGTGAGGGTTGTCGTACTCCAAGGCACGCACTGGTGCATCGGTCAAGGTCAGTATAATTTTCACTCTATCGTATTTCTTTTATAATACGGGACTGAATCACTGAGTAATGAATGAAACCGACCATACGTCGGTAGGCCGGCGCGATCAACTTCATGCACTTCTACGGGTTGCCAGATACCGGCCGCAATTCACTATAGGGATTATTTTCGGAGGCGTCTTTGCGGCACTCTTAGAGGGTATCGGAATCGGATTCATTCTGCCCATCGTCGAAATCGTGCAATCATCGGGTGACCCGGCACAGCAGGCAGACGGGATCATACGAGTGTTCGTGTCCGTGTATCAGTTTTTTGGACTCCCGTTCAGTTTAGGATTCGTCGTTGCTGGCGTGAGTGCTGTCCTAATTGTTCGGTGGACGTTGACATTCTTCGTCCGATGGATGTGGAGCGCGCTAGCTATTGATTACACGCGATATCTTCAGCGTGAATCGTTCGACAATGCACTTGACGCACGTATCGAGTACTTCGATCAAGAAGGTTCAGACGACATTTTAAACGCAATTGTCACGCAGTCAGAGTACGCGGGCCGGACGATTCGATTCGTTATTAATTTCATCGAACAGGGATTCCTGACGCTGATGTATCTCGTGGTCGCATTTGCTATTGCACCGGTACTTGCGCTCGTTACTCTAATATTCCTCGGCGGCATTGCGGTGCTGTTTCGATATGTTATCGAACCAGGATACGAACTCGGAGATAAGGTCGCCGACGCGAACGAGCGGGTCCAGCAAGCCGCTCAAGCAGGGACACAAGGGATTCGCGATACGAAACTGTTCGGTCTGAAAAATGAACTCTTTGACGACTTCCGCGATAGTGTCAACCAGTACGCTGAGTCAAAGATCAGGCTACGACGAAACGAACAGGCGATACAAAACTTCTACAACCTCTTGACCGCAGTCTCCGTATTTATTCTTATTTACCTCGCACTCACGTTCGCGAACCTCTCACTTGGTGCATTGGGGGTATTCCTGTTTGCAATGTTCCGACTCGGACCAAAGGCAAGCGGCTTGAATTCAAGACTCTACCGGATTGAGAATAACCTCCCGCATCTCGTCCGAACGCAGAAATTCATTGACGAACTCGAACAAAATGCTGAACCAATGATTAATTCAGAGCCTGTACCAAACGAGATTCAAACTGTTGATTTCGATGATGTGTACTTCTCCTATGAGGGGCAGGAAGACGAAGCACTCGCAGGAGTATCCTTCAAGTTCCAAAAAAGTGAGTTTATTGGACTCATCGGACGTTCTGGAGCCGGAAAGTCCACAATCATCTCATTGCTTGTCCGTATGTACGAACCAGACTCCGGCGAGATTCGGGCGAACAATCGACCGATTCACGAGATGGACATTGACGAGTGGCGCTCACAAATTGCCGTAGTGCGACAAGATCCGTTCATCTTCAACCATACGTTGCGATACAACCTCACCATCGGAAATAGGAGCGTTTCCGAGAAGGAACTTGACCGCGTCGCCCAGATCGCTAGGATCGATGAGTTTTTCGACGACCTACCGAACGGGTATGAGACGCAACTCGGGGACGACGGCGTTAGGTTATCAGGTGGACAGCGACAGCGCGTCGCACTGGCTCGAGCACTGTTGAAAGACGCGGACATATTAGTGCTCGATGAGGCAACGAGCAACCTTGATTCGAATCTGGAAGAAGAAGTACAGACCGCTATTGAGAACATGAATCGCGATTACGCCATAGTAGGGATCGCGCATCGACTCTCGACCGTGAGGAACGCTGACCGAATTTATTCAGTGGATGATGGGAAGATCGTCGAGATGGGACAGCATGAGGAGTTGATCGACAACGACGGACAGTATGCTGAACTATACGGTATTCAGTCACAGGATGGTGGTACAAGAGATCAGTGATCCAGAGCAAGAGATGCTTTGAGGAGGATTCTCCACCTAAATACCAACATTGTCACCAGTCTATTCGGAAAATCTCAATTCGGCTCGATACAATCGAATAATTGTGTGATATTATCTATTTCTTTTTTGATATTATATTTTTGTTCAACAGCACGACGGCCATTTTTGCCCATTAGACAACGCTGAGACGGTTCATTGTACAATCGAACTACTGTTTCCGCAAATGACTCTGGTGAATGTTCAAATGTGATTCCGGCTTCTGTTTCGTTCAAAATACGCTTCATAGTCATGAGGTTAGATGATAGAACGGGAGTTTCAAACGCCATAGATTGAAATAGTTTGTTAGGAAGAGCTCGTTGCGACTCAGGATCATCAACAAAAGGAACAATTGTTAAATCGGATACATTGTAAAAGGAAGCAACCCGTTCGAAATCAACCCACCCAACAAATTCGACTGTATCCACAACTCCCTCCTTTAGTGCGGTCTGATGTAAGGATTGGACGTATTCATCTTGGCCGTCTCCAACCAAGACTAGCTTAACCTGTGGTATCTTTTCCTTAATCAAAGACATTGCTTTGATTGGGATTTCAAGTCCTTTCTGTGGGGAGAATCCCCCGATATACGAGATAATAAATTCATCCTCATACCCTAATGGTTCTACTGGCATATTGTCAAGACGATCTAGATCTGGAACATTCCTAACTACTTTTGCCGGCAAATCTCGCTTATTATATTTATTTAAATAATAGTCTAAAATTTCCTCACTCACAGTCACTAAACCATCCGTATAAGTGACTACATATTCCTCCATTCGTCTGAAACGCCACGCGGGCCGGAGAAAAATACCTGGCTTCAACTTCTGCTTATACGAATAATCCTCTTGCCAGACATCAACGGCGAAAGAA
This window encodes:
- a CDS encoding glycosyltransferase family 4 protein, encoding MHILMILEGEYKDDIRVRREAEGLVSKGHSVHVVCSRGSQSQQHESLNSVQITRIGTDSKLTWYLSKGVYLTTWYDPIWLRELHNLLHDDDYDFIYFHDVHHAKLAIRLAKWHNLRTIADLHEIYSFAVDVWQEDYSYKQKLKPGIFLRPAWRFRRMEEYVVTYTDGLVTVSEEILDYYLNKYNKRDLPAKVVRNVPDLDRLDNMPVEPLGYEDEFIISYIGGFSPQKGLEIPIKAMSLIKEKIPQVKLVLVGDGQDEYVQSLHQTALKEGVVDTVEFVGWVDFERVASFYNVSDLTIVPFVDDPESQRALPNKLFQSMAFETPVLSSNLMTMKRILNETEAGITFEHSPESFAETVVRLYNEPSQRCLMGKNGRRAVEQKYNIKKEIDNITQLFDCIEPN
- a CDS encoding transposase; amino-acid sequence: MLRVSTHSHKSYAFYEFLPPKETRRLLEKLEFYFTPKHGSWLNMVEIESSALTTECLDRRIPDAATLRAEVAAWERTRNEDESAIDWQFTAEDARIKLRQLYPTNHA
- a CDS encoding ABC transporter ATP-binding protein, whose translation is MNETDHTSVGRRDQLHALLRVARYRPQFTIGIIFGGVFAALLEGIGIGFILPIVEIVQSSGDPAQQADGIIRVFVSVYQFFGLPFSLGFVVAGVSAVLIVRWTLTFFVRWMWSALAIDYTRYLQRESFDNALDARIEYFDQEGSDDILNAIVTQSEYAGRTIRFVINFIEQGFLTLMYLVVAFAIAPVLALVTLIFLGGIAVLFRYVIEPGYELGDKVADANERVQQAAQAGTQGIRDTKLFGLKNELFDDFRDSVNQYAESKIRLRRNEQAIQNFYNLLTAVSVFILIYLALTFANLSLGALGVFLFAMFRLGPKASGLNSRLYRIENNLPHLVRTQKFIDELEQNAEPMINSEPVPNEIQTVDFDDVYFSYEGQEDEALAGVSFKFQKSEFIGLIGRSGAGKSTIISLLVRMYEPDSGEIRANNRPIHEMDIDEWRSQIAVVRQDPFIFNHTLRYNLTIGNRSVSEKELDRVAQIARIDEFFDDLPNGYETQLGDDGVRLSGGQRQRVALARALLKDADILVLDEATSNLDSNLEEEVQTAIENMNRDYAIVGIAHRLSTVRNADRIYSVDDGKIVEMGQHEELIDNDGQYAELYGIQSQDGGTRDQ